One Physeter macrocephalus isolate SW-GA chromosome 10, ASM283717v5, whole genome shotgun sequence DNA window includes the following coding sequences:
- the LOC102974522 gene encoding glycerol-3-phosphate dehydrogenase 1-like protein, with the protein MAASPLKVCIVGSGNWGSAVAKIIGNNVKKFEKFASVVKMWVFEETVNGRKLTDIINNDHENVKYLPGHKLPENVFIHRICDEISGKVPKGALGISLIKGIDEGPEGLKLISDIIREKMGIDISVLMGANTANEVASGKFCETTIGSKVTENGLLFKELLQTPDFLITVVDDADTVELCGALKNTVAMEAGFCDGLHCGDNTKAAVIRLGLMEMIAFTRIFCKGQVSTATFLESCGIADLITTCCGGRNRKVAEAFARAGRTIEELEREMLNGQKLQGPQTSAEMYRILKQKGLLDKFPLFTAVYQICYEGRPVQEMLSCLQRHPEHI; encoded by the exons ATGGCAGCATCACCCCTGAAAGTGTGCATCGTGGGCTCGGGGAACTGGGGTTCAGCTGTTGCAAAAATAATTGGTAATAATGTCAAGAAATTTGAGAAGTTTGCCTCCGTGGTCAAGATGTGGGTCTTTGAAGAAACAGTTAATGGGAGAAAACTGACAGACATTATAAATAATGaccatgaaaatgtaaaatatctcccTGGACACAAGCTGCCAGAAAATGTG TTCATTCACAGGATCTGTGACGAGATCTCTGGGAAAGTGCCAAAGGGCGCGCTGGGCATCAGCCTCATCAAGGGCATAGACGAGGGTCCCGAGGGGCTGAAGCTCATTTCTGACATCATCCGAGAGAAGATGGGCATTGACATCAGTGTGCTCATGGGAGCCAACACTGCCAATGAGGTGGCTTCTGGGAAGTTCTGTGAGACCACCATCGGCAGCAAGGTAACGGAGAATGGCCTTCTCTTCAAAGAACTTCTGCAGACTCCAGATTTTCTAATTACAGTGGTTGATGATGCAGACACTGTTGAACTTTGTGGTGCCCTGAAGAACACTGTGGCCATGGAAGCTGGGTTCTGTGACGGCCTCCACTGTGGCGACAACACCAAAGCCGCCGTCATCCGCCTGGGGCTCATGGAAATGATCGCCTTCACCAGGATCTTCTGCAAGGGCCAGGTGTCCACGGCCACCTTTCTGGAGAGCTGCGGCATAGCCGACCTGATCACCACCTGCTGTGGGGGTCGGAACCGCAAGGTAGCAGAGGCCTTTGCCAGGGCTGGAAGGACCATTGAAGAATTGGAGAGGGAGATGCTGAATGGGCAGAAGCTGCAAGGACCTCAGACTTCCGCTGAGATGTACCGCATCCTCAAACAGAAGGGGCTGCTGGACAAGTTTCCACTGTTCACTGCAGTGTACCAGATCTGCTACGAAGGTAGGCCTGTTCAGGAGATGTTGTCTTGTCTCCAGAGACATCCAGAGCATATATAA